Within the Senegalia massiliensis genome, the region ATTGATAGCAAGTGGAAGTCTTATAATAATAACTGATAATGAAAAAGTAGAAATTATACTGGAGAAATTAAAAGAAGCTAATATAGAATCAAGTATTATAGGTGAGGTTATAGACCATGGCGTGTTTTTAGATAATGAAAAAATAGATCCTCCAGAAAGTGATGAACTTTATAAAGTTATAGAATAGGGATAAAATTATTTTTATATTTACTCATAGTATTACTTGTTGTCTAATATAATTATATATAGATAACTAAGGGGGTAAATATATGGTTTCTAAAAAACTTATAAGTATATTTTTACTTTTGATTATTTTAGTATCCATTACAGGATGTGGAAAGATGCAAGCTATGAAAGAGATGGTTACATCTGATGAAGATCAAAAAGATACAGCAGAAAAACCAACAGATTCAGTGGAAATAACAGTGGAGCAAGATGATGCAAGAGATACTGTTATTTACTATAAAAGCGACAAAAATTTATTAGTACCTATAAAAAGAAAAATATCTTGGGATACTGGAATTGCTAAAAAGACATTATCTTATATGGTAAACAATGATAAAAATCAAACTGATATGGTTAAATCAGGATTAAATCCAGTATTACCTACTGGTAGCGAAGTAATAGGTATGTCAGTTGATGAAGAAACTGGTCTTGCTAAGGTTAATTTTTCAAAAGACATATTAAATACTAATGACAAGGTTGAGGAAGTTAGTTTAGTTAATGCAGTCGTATATACCTTAACAGAATTTCCTAAAATTAATAAAGTTCAGTTTATGATTGATGGTGGAATAAAAGAAACATTAACTTATGGAACAGATATTTCTGAACCTATAGAAAGAAGAGATATAAATTTAGTAGACAATAATGGAGATTCTAAAGTAGTAGTATACTATAAAGGAACTACAAATGGAGAGTATGAATATTATGTGCCTGTAACTAAAACAGTAACAGCACCTTCTCCAGATATGTATACAGCTTTAGAAGAGTTATTTGAAGGTCCACCTGAGTCTAGTGGTCTTTATACTGATATTCCAATGGGAGTAGAGTTAAAAGGTGTTGAATTTAAAGATGGAGTAGCTATTGTTGATTTATCTGGTGATACAAAAGAAAGTATAATGAATCAACAAGCATTTGATTCAATGAATAAGAATATAGCTTTAACATTATCTCAATTCGATGAAGTTGAAAAAGTAGAAATGCTTATAGAGGGTAAAACATTAGAAGAAGCTAAAATGAACTTATCTACACCTGAAGCTATACCAACATTTGCAAATGAGTATTAATAAAGGGCATCTATAGATGCTCTTTTGTTGTTATAAAAACAAATATTTGGTATCATAATTATATTAGACAAATAAAGGGAAGTGAAAATATGAATAGAAACGATGGAAGAAAAAATAATGAACTGAGAAATGTAAAAATGACCAGGGATTATCTTTTACATCCTAATGGTTCAGTACTTATAGAAATGGGAAATACAAAAGTAATTTGTACAGCTATGATAGAAGAAAAAGTACCCCCATTTTTAAGAAATACAGGTCAAGGGTGGATTACAGCTGAATATTCTATGTTGCCAGCATCAACTATAACTAGAAAAAGAAGAGAAGCAACTAGAGGTAAATTAGAGGGTAGAACTCAAGAAATTAAAAGGCTTATTGGAAGATCACTAAGATCAGTTGTAGAGTTAGATAAATTAGGTGAAAGAACAATTTGGGTTGATTGTGATGTAATTCAAGCTGATGGTGGAACTAGAACAGCATCTATTACAGGGGCATTTGTTGCGGTTGCTGATGCATTAAACAGTCTTAAAGCAGAGGGGCAAATTGATGATATTCCATTGAAATCATTTATATCAGCTATTAGTGTAGGGATAGTAGAAAATGAAAAACTATTAGACTTATGTTATATAGAGGATTCAAATGCACATGTGGATATGAACATAGTAATGACAGACAAAGGAGAAATTGTTGAAATACAAGGCACAGGAGAACAAGCACCCTTTAATAGAGTAGATTTAAATGAATTATTAGATTTAGCAGAAAAGGGTAATAAAGAACTTATAGAAATGCAAAAAGATATATTAAATGGAATTATAAAAGGAGAATAAAATGAACAGAAGAAAAATAATAGTTGCAAGTGGAAATAAACATAAAATAAAAGAAATAAAAAAAATTCTAGATGGACTAAATTTAGATATAATTTCAAAAAATGAAGTAGGATTAAAAGATATAGAAGTAATAGAGGATAAGGATACATTGGAAGGAAATGCTATAA harbors:
- a CDS encoding GerMN domain-containing protein, whose protein sequence is MVSKKLISIFLLLIILVSITGCGKMQAMKEMVTSDEDQKDTAEKPTDSVEITVEQDDARDTVIYYKSDKNLLVPIKRKISWDTGIAKKTLSYMVNNDKNQTDMVKSGLNPVLPTGSEVIGMSVDEETGLAKVNFSKDILNTNDKVEEVSLVNAVVYTLTEFPKINKVQFMIDGGIKETLTYGTDISEPIERRDINLVDNNGDSKVVVYYKGTTNGEYEYYVPVTKTVTAPSPDMYTALEELFEGPPESSGLYTDIPMGVELKGVEFKDGVAIVDLSGDTKESIMNQQAFDSMNKNIALTLSQFDEVEKVEMLIEGKTLEEAKMNLSTPEAIPTFANEY
- the rph gene encoding ribonuclease PH is translated as MNRNDGRKNNELRNVKMTRDYLLHPNGSVLIEMGNTKVICTAMIEEKVPPFLRNTGQGWITAEYSMLPASTITRKRREATRGKLEGRTQEIKRLIGRSLRSVVELDKLGERTIWVDCDVIQADGGTRTASITGAFVAVADALNSLKAEGQIDDIPLKSFISAISVGIVENEKLLDLCYIEDSNAHVDMNIVMTDKGEIVEIQGTGEQAPFNRVDLNELLDLAEKGNKELIEMQKDILNGIIKGE